A genomic stretch from bacterium includes:
- a CDS encoding HU family DNA-binding protein: MNKSDLVARMAKKSEISQSSAEVALNEFMAGVSDALKKGERVTLVGFGSWDVRKRAARKGRNPQNGKALNIPARRVVRFRTGSELKSRVK; this comes from the coding sequence ATGAATAAATCAGACCTTGTTGCCAGAATGGCAAAAAAGTCCGAAATTTCCCAGAGTTCAGCAGAAGTAGCGCTTAATGAGTTTATGGCAGGCGTATCAGATGCATTGAAAAAGGGAGAAAGAGTTACGCTCGTCGGATTTGGTAGCTGGGATGTAAGAAAGAGAGCAGCCAGAAAGGGGAGAAATCCACAGAATGGCAAAGCCCTTAACATTCCTGCAAGAAGAGTAGTCAGATTCAGAACTGGCTCAGAATTGAAAAGCAGAGTCAAATAA
- a CDS encoding TolC family protein produces the protein MIYLFTLLILASNPLTLDDCISIAKKNNIKIIQAKKSVEIAKNDVTSSYSARYPDINFSSGYSRDYKTNTSTTDNHSASIGLSYQLYKGGYISANIEIAKIRAEIAKDNYLMTEQEVILSVKQTFFNVLQCEEKVKLCNSILSRRKEDYLLIKLKYNTGRESFPAVEESEVNVANAEYDKLSTEENLKLFRVTLNILIGRSSQEELVLKQDTLNPENVKIPSLEEFLSTAKEHRPDMQIENLNHKILYLQLKESKSNYFPKLNLTSSYGLSGSGFFSGDDISGLKDNPLGIGVNLSFPIFDGFSTKSQVKGGSLEIAQHIIKLTETEQTIEKEVLQAYSQWILAKKKVEISRKSLKASQDMYTLTRFEYEQGLTTYFFYQQKESDLTGAQYDYISSLNNLQITIANLYKAGGL, from the coding sequence ATGATATATTTATTTACCTTATTAATCCTTGCTTCTAATCCATTAACCCTTGACGACTGTATCTCAATTGCAAAAAAGAACAATATCAAAATAATCCAGGCAAAGAAATCCGTAGAAATAGCAAAAAATGACGTCACTTCTTCTTATTCTGCGCGATACCCGGATATAAACTTCTCTTCGGGTTATAGTAGAGATTATAAAACTAACACCTCCACCACGGATAATCATTCGGCAAGTATAGGTTTAAGCTATCAATTATATAAAGGCGGATACATCTCCGCAAACATTGAAATTGCAAAAATAAGAGCAGAAATAGCAAAAGATAACTATCTTATGACGGAACAGGAAGTTATCCTCTCCGTAAAACAAACCTTTTTTAATGTCTTACAATGTGAAGAAAAAGTTAAATTATGTAATAGTATCCTTTCAAGACGAAAAGAAGATTACCTGCTAATAAAACTAAAATATAATACAGGCAGGGAAAGTTTTCCCGCAGTTGAAGAATCAGAAGTAAACGTCGCCAATGCAGAATACGACAAGCTATCAACAGAAGAAAACTTAAAACTATTCAGGGTTACGCTTAATATACTTATAGGACGAAGCTCACAGGAAGAATTAGTTTTGAAACAAGACACCTTAAATCCGGAAAATGTAAAAATCCCTTCTTTGGAAGAATTCTTATCTACGGCAAAAGAACACCGTCCGGATATGCAAATAGAAAACCTTAACCATAAAATACTCTACTTACAATTAAAAGAATCAAAAAGTAACTACTTTCCAAAACTTAATTTGACTTCAAGTTACGGTTTGAGTGGCTCCGGATTCTTTTCCGGGGATGATATCTCCGGCTTAAAAGACAATCCTTTAGGTATTGGAGTTAATCTTTCTTTCCCGATTTTTGATGGGTTCTCTACTAAATCACAAGTAAAAGGCGGAAGTTTAGAAATAGCGCAACACATAATAAAACTGACCGAAACGGAACAAACTATTGAAAAAGAAGTTCTTCAGGCATATTCACAATGGATCCTGGCAAAAAAGAAAGTTGAAATAAGCCGGAAGTCCCTGAAAGCTTCGCAGGATATGTACACGCTGACAAGATTTGAATATGAACAGGGACTTACTACTTATTTCTTTTATCAACAAAAAGAATCTGATTTAACCGGCGCACAGTATGATTACATATCTTCATTAAATAATTTACAAATAACTATTGCTAATTTATATAAGGCAGGTGGATTATGA
- a CDS encoding efflux RND transporter periplasmic adaptor subunit produces MKKVIILIVSALIILGAVLLFFRIKHNLNAKQKDKYPTVQVSYGNIEIKILATGTIKPYTRVEIKSPVGGRIDEIRVKEGDKVRKDAVLALVSSDERISLITSAESDLAEAKKSGDAKAIEDAQKSYGMVKEFYRPVPINASIPGEIIKRDYEPGQIISAGTVVLVMSDKLVASVEVDEADIGKINVGSPAKITLDAFSEQELAGTIVEISHESRTVSNVTIYDVMVVPDSIPTSWRSGMTANVEFIIQSRQNVLTVPVSMIEKKKDIPFGDAKQGTEKKRFSHNKNNFGTREKNNKFVLVLENGKPVTRDVKTGISDGSNIEIIDGLKEGEEVIFNTESSSSSSNNKSSRSRQMMRMMPH; encoded by the coding sequence ATGAAAAAAGTCATTATCTTAATAGTTTCGGCTTTAATAATATTAGGCGCAGTATTATTATTCTTCCGGATAAAACATAACTTGAACGCGAAACAAAAGGATAAATATCCTACGGTTCAAGTGAGCTACGGCAATATAGAAATCAAGATTCTTGCAACAGGCACAATTAAGCCATATACAAGAGTGGAAATTAAATCCCCGGTCGGAGGACGAATCGATGAAATAAGAGTAAAAGAAGGAGATAAAGTCAGAAAAGATGCAGTATTAGCTTTAGTTTCAAGCGACGAACGAATATCTCTTATAACATCCGCAGAATCCGATTTGGCAGAAGCAAAAAAATCAGGAGACGCTAAAGCAATAGAAGATGCGCAAAAATCTTACGGAATGGTTAAGGAGTTTTATAGACCCGTTCCAATAAATGCTTCTATACCCGGAGAAATAATAAAACGGGATTACGAACCCGGGCAAATTATTTCTGCCGGAACGGTTGTTCTTGTTATGTCGGATAAATTAGTGGCTTCCGTAGAAGTAGATGAAGCAGACATAGGAAAAATAAATGTAGGTTCTCCCGCTAAAATTACTCTCGACGCATTCTCTGAACAAGAACTTGCAGGCACAATAGTTGAAATTTCTCATGAAAGCAGGACAGTCTCGAATGTAACTATTTATGATGTAATGGTAGTCCCCGACAGTATTCCTACCTCCTGGAGGTCCGGAATGACCGCAAACGTTGAATTTATAATCCAATCAAGACAAAATGTTCTTACCGTCCCGGTTAGTATGATTGAAAAGAAAAAAGACATTCCATTCGGAGACGCTAAACAGGGAACCGAAAAGAAAAGATTTTCTCATAACAAAAACAACTTTGGAACTCGCGAAAAAAATAATAAATTCGTCCTTGTATTGGAAAATGGCAAACCCGTGACTCGTGATGTAAAAACCGGAATCTCTGATGGCAGCAATATTGAAATAATAGACGGATTAAAAGAAGGAGAAGAAGTTATCTTTAACACCGAAAGCTCTTCCTCGTCCTCCAACAACAAATCTTCAAGGTCCCGTCAAATGATGAGAATGATGCCGCATTAA
- a CDS encoding T9SS type A sorting domain-containing protein has translation MNKYVLFALFFVANLCYGDFIKVKNAGEKIVKEKITAHSISRSEFKKSGAPKSHTIYVLYQGNSEVDIAELIYGGGGWGYKLYRNGALLDSTDDGPTVYRDTGVVKGSSYTYQTQIYYDDSLISESNIVTANPGSICGQIARNTVWRKKDNPFVIQGTLYLAQNCVVLTGGWGDTSSPTLTIEPGVEIKIDPAHALGTSTGNLVMIGQQDTMIKISSNTGSRSDYSFTIQDSSTGTLEWVEITGAGYGVTSYVNASGSVNIARCRFTDDSIGIRAKSPCKVCSVFIADCNYGIYSTGSGMAQVSYSEITSNKYGIVGTSGGWFNVQHSNICGNDSVGVRNDDGAALLSVKNCFWGTGGPKDITGRFALGDTIIGNLNYKPYVNNYYDVELANIDLKIKDVKTIQTVQDVDLLTLRPTMVRVFVDVGRCKPVDGVNVKLTYNGTDYYSGNSIKGAKVWSNAELNSGVNSFNFFIPIGDLFGAAGNAVVRAEVDYAPGAVEERNETNNTGADSVKIVSSPHARITYRPISAERWHGLSSVNITDFAKQCQSFVEAILPMYWGMIEYDCSIINVDSTVTGGWFGWNTRTVMSIITRLYASEDVDHRVVGIAPKGTFSHGLSHSGYARVVLIDSTTFPGDQWVATHEMGHVFNGMGYVLDDEYYEPVDKSGNSSWPYQTQPDGSVSSEGWWVDKGTKGCIHNPHPKEYAGNNYYSLMGNSGTMSHWISDSVYKILLNNFPAKKKASVPRIAFSFNIYDNDSVLIEPSYKIPNGEADTGQPGNYRIECQNGSGSVLSGINFEPDFIDVPSSTLKGSPYYFNLEFPVNTQKIVIKHNSNIIKQVIKSANAPAVTLLYPNGGENFSDTVRVKWSGNDIDGGQLYYWLLYTKDSVWTPIAIDLIDTTYLVNMQSFPGGTTCKFKVVATDGINTSSDESNGDFETDNKTPSVFISTPEDSAIYSINQEVAFSANAYDAEDRIVEDTTLKWTSNVSGPLGTGKNISAALPLGNHTIYLTGHDSKGLISGDTIHLSVVSDTSSDVYVTANDISTNKPPVINDTCWIRADIKNIRKDAECLVSIYLHHIDSANLITSALVSVEANKTMPLNVMWVPQAVGLDTVWVKISEANPVENDTTNNIASKVFNVALTGTEETTPPKVMFLSQNYPNPALNSTFIKFGIPEAGNVNLKIYNVSGRLVKTLLEGECTAGYHTVRWNGTDTYNNKIAAGIYFVRLQNNKRTLTRKTVILQ, from the coding sequence ATGAACAAATATGTTTTGTTTGCATTGTTTTTTGTAGCGAATTTATGCTACGGCGATTTTATAAAAGTAAAGAACGCCGGCGAAAAAATCGTAAAAGAAAAAATAACTGCGCACAGCATTTCACGTTCGGAATTCAAGAAAAGCGGAGCTCCGAAATCTCATACGATTTACGTCCTGTATCAGGGAAACAGTGAAGTAGATATCGCGGAATTAATCTACGGGGGCGGTGGTTGGGGATATAAACTATACCGTAACGGGGCTTTGCTCGATTCTACGGACGACGGACCTACGGTGTACAGAGACACAGGCGTAGTAAAAGGGTCGTCCTATACCTACCAGACACAGATTTATTATGACGATTCATTAATATCCGAAAGCAACATAGTTACTGCAAATCCGGGCAGCATTTGCGGACAGATTGCAAGAAATACGGTATGGAGAAAAAAAGACAACCCGTTCGTTATACAAGGAACTCTTTATTTGGCACAAAATTGCGTCGTTCTGACGGGAGGATGGGGCGATACTTCGTCTCCAACGCTTACAATTGAACCCGGCGTAGAAATAAAAATAGACCCCGCCCATGCTCTTGGAACTTCGACCGGAAATCTCGTGATGATAGGACAACAAGATACTATGATAAAAATTTCTTCCAATACCGGCTCGCGCTCGGATTATTCTTTTACAATTCAGGATTCTTCTACGGGAACATTAGAATGGGTCGAAATTACGGGAGCAGGATACGGAGTAACAAGTTACGTAAACGCAAGTGGTAGCGTAAATATAGCAAGATGCAGATTTACGGATGATTCTATAGGCATAAGAGCTAAGAGTCCCTGCAAGGTATGCAGCGTCTTTATAGCCGACTGTAATTACGGAATTTATTCCACGGGTAGCGGTATGGCACAGGTGTCTTATAGCGAAATAACATCGAATAAATACGGAATTGTAGGAACTTCAGGAGGATGGTTTAATGTCCAGCACTCTAATATTTGCGGGAACGACAGCGTGGGGGTCAGGAATGATGATGGAGCGGCACTTCTTTCCGTTAAGAACTGTTTCTGGGGCACCGGAGGTCCAAAAGATATTACGGGACGCTTTGCCCTCGGAGATACAATCATCGGGAACTTGAATTATAAACCCTACGTAAATAATTATTATGATGTAGAACTGGCAAATATTGATTTAAAAATAAAAGACGTAAAAACAATCCAGACTGTTCAGGATGTTGATTTACTAACACTAAGGCCAACTATGGTAAGGGTTTTTGTGGATGTAGGAAGATGCAAGCCTGTGGATGGAGTAAACGTTAAATTAACTTACAATGGGACAGATTATTATTCGGGGAACTCTATTAAAGGCGCAAAAGTCTGGTCTAATGCTGAATTAAATAGCGGAGTCAACAGTTTCAATTTCTTTATACCTATTGGAGATTTATTCGGTGCTGCGGGAAACGCGGTAGTCAGAGCGGAAGTAGACTACGCACCCGGAGCAGTTGAGGAAAGAAACGAAACAAATAATACCGGGGCAGATTCGGTAAAAATAGTCTCTTCGCCCCACGCACGGATAACATATAGGCCTATTTCTGCAGAAAGATGGCACGGGCTCTCAAGCGTAAACATTACTGATTTTGCCAAACAATGCCAGTCATTTGTAGAAGCAATTTTACCAATGTACTGGGGTATGATAGAGTATGATTGTTCTATTATAAATGTAGATTCTACTGTTACAGGCGGGTGGTTTGGTTGGAATACCCGAACAGTTATGAGTATAATTACAAGACTCTATGCTTCTGAGGATGTAGACCACAGGGTAGTGGGTATTGCGCCGAAAGGAACATTCAGCCATGGATTATCTCATTCGGGATACGCAAGAGTCGTTCTTATTGATAGCACAACATTCCCCGGTGACCAGTGGGTAGCAACTCACGAGATGGGACATGTTTTTAACGGGATGGGTTATGTGTTGGATGACGAATATTATGAACCGGTAGATAAGTCCGGAAACAGTAGCTGGCCTTATCAAACCCAGCCTGACGGTTCTGTTTCAAGCGAAGGTTGGTGGGTAGACAAGGGAACAAAAGGATGTATCCACAATCCTCACCCTAAAGAATATGCCGGCAATAATTATTACAGTTTGATGGGTAACTCAGGCACTATGTCTCACTGGATATCTGATTCCGTTTATAAAATTTTGTTGAATAATTTCCCTGCTAAAAAGAAGGCATCCGTTCCGAGAATTGCATTCAGTTTTAATATTTATGATAATGATTCCGTATTGATTGAACCCTCTTACAAAATTCCAAATGGAGAAGCAGATACAGGACAACCCGGAAACTACAGGATAGAATGTCAGAACGGCTCAGGAAGTGTATTGTCAGGTATAAATTTTGAGCCCGATTTTATAGATGTCCCCTCTTCAACGCTTAAGGGGTCCCCGTATTACTTTAATCTTGAGTTCCCTGTAAATACGCAGAAAATAGTTATAAAACATAACTCCAATATAATTAAGCAAGTTATAAAATCTGCCAATGCGCCAGCCGTAACGCTTCTCTACCCGAACGGCGGAGAAAACTTCTCGGATACGGTAAGAGTGAAATGGAGCGGAAATGATATAGACGGCGGGCAACTTTATTACTGGCTGTTATATACTAAGGATTCCGTGTGGACGCCCATTGCAATAGATTTAATTGATACAACTTACTTAGTAAATATGCAGTCCTTCCCGGGCGGAACAACCTGTAAATTCAAAGTTGTCGCCACTGACGGCATAAATACTTCAAGCGACGAATCAAATGGAGATTTTGAAACAGACAATAAGACGCCGAGCGTATTTATATCGACACCCGAAGATAGCGCGATATATTCGATAAATCAGGAAGTCGCATTTAGCGCTAACGCTTATGATGCGGAAGACCGGATTGTAGAAGACACTACTTTAAAATGGACATCAAATGTTAGCGGCCCACTCGGAACGGGGAAAAATATTTCGGCAGCGCTTCCTCTCGGGAATCATACCATATACCTGACAGGCCACGACAGCAAAGGATTAATCAGCGGTGATACGATACATTTGAGCGTAGTATCGGATACTTCATCGGATGTATATGTAACTGCAAACGACATATCTACCAATAAACCTCCGGTTATTAACGATACGTGCTGGATTAGAGCGGATATAAAAAATATACGAAAAGATGCGGAATGTTTGGTATCCATATACCTGCATCATATTGATTCGGCGAATCTTATTACGAGCGCTCTTGTTTCGGTTGAAGCAAACAAAACTATGCCGTTGAACGTAATGTGGGTACCCCAAGCAGTAGGACTGGATACGGTATGGGTAAAAATCTCGGAAGCTAATCCCGTAGAAAACGATACTACTAATAATATAGCTTCAAAAGTATTTAATGTAGCTCTAACCGGAACAGAAGAGACGACTCCTCCGAAAGTTATGTTCCTGAGCCAGAATTATCCGAATCCGGCGTTGAATTCAACGTTTATAAAATTTGGCATTCCGGAAGCCGGAAATGTGAATTTGAAAATCTACAATGTAAGCGGAAGACTGGTAAAGACATTACTTGAGGGCGAATGCACTGCAGGGTATCATACAGTAAGATGGAACGGAACCGACACTTACAATAACAAGATTGCAGCCGGAATATATTTCGTAAGGTTACAAAACAACAAACGCACACTCACGCGCAAAACAGTAATCTTGCAATAA